In Dehalococcoidia bacterium, a single window of DNA contains:
- a CDS encoding uroporphyrinogen decarboxylase family protein, translated as MDFKKRILTAMNHEEPDRVPVMGLIMDPATVNQILEKKPADFVGMLQKPLLKGFTKRLLNNNWFWNRFYYGNTAGALEGAIKLGFDANWTIYSLMELNIDPQSSLGVVWHDTFGRTWDVCRSEDGSMAVNYSRALCETEGKWEEWVEKKTPTFERTIRNATIFHKKLVDEYGDRILPIGYAAPGIFENSWQPIGFVNFTRFIYQKPDFVKRVIDFQTDFYLRYLEGVMKSGVEVVLGGDDLGQKTGPMLRPEQIEKLYGDSYRQVAELVHKQNKKLVFHSCGNIYQLLDKFIEWGFDGIITMEPTAGMELGKVREQVGHKLVLIGNLDVSYLLVRGTREEIEDAVKKSIKDAARGGGYILSTCHSHPYVNGTRLKWMVEAAHKYGKYPIAN; from the coding sequence ATGGATTTCAAGAAGCGTATCTTAACTGCCATGAATCACGAGGAGCCGGACCGGGTTCCGGTGATGGGGCTTATTATGGACCCTGCCACTGTCAACCAGATCCTGGAGAAGAAACCGGCAGACTTTGTCGGGATGCTGCAAAAACCTTTACTTAAGGGCTTTACCAAGAGACTTCTCAATAACAACTGGTTCTGGAACAGATTCTACTATGGCAATACCGCCGGCGCGCTGGAAGGCGCTATCAAGCTAGGTTTCGATGCGAACTGGACCATATACTCGCTCATGGAACTGAATATCGACCCACAATCATCGCTTGGGGTGGTCTGGCATGACACGTTCGGCCGCACCTGGGACGTGTGTCGATCCGAAGACGGAAGTATGGCGGTCAACTACAGCCGTGCCCTGTGTGAGACTGAGGGAAAATGGGAGGAGTGGGTAGAGAAAAAAACGCCTACGTTCGAACGTACAATAAGAAATGCCACCATTTTCCATAAAAAGCTGGTAGACGAATACGGTGACCGGATCCTTCCCATTGGCTATGCTGCGCCGGGGATATTTGAGAATAGCTGGCAGCCTATCGGGTTCGTAAACTTCACCAGGTTCATCTATCAGAAGCCCGATTTCGTGAAAAGGGTTATCGACTTTCAAACGGATTTCTATCTGAGGTACCTGGAAGGAGTGATGAAATCCGGTGTGGAAGTGGTGCTGGGTGGAGATGACCTTGGGCAGAAAACGGGGCCGATGCTGCGCCCGGAGCAGATCGAGAAGCTATATGGAGATAGCTACCGTCAAGTTGCCGAGCTGGTACATAAACAGAATAAGAAACTCGTCTTTCACTCCTGCGGAAACATTTACCAGTTGCTGGACAAATTCATCGAGTGGGGATTTGACGGCATAATAACCATGGAACCCACAGCAGGAATGGAACTGGGCAAGGTTAGAGAACAGGTGGGACATAAGCTGGTACTGATAGGCAATCTGGATGTTTCCTATCTCCTGGTCAGAGGCACCAGGGAGGAGATAGAAGACGCTGTAAAGAAGTCAATTAAGGACGCGGCGAGAGGCGGTGGCTACATCTTATCAACGTGTCATTCCCATCCATACGTGAATGGAACCAGGCTTAAATGGATGGTTGAGGCAGCGCACAAGTACGGGAAATATCCCATTGCCAATTGA